Proteins encoded in a region of the Rhodopirellula halodulae genome:
- a CDS encoding SAM-dependent methyltransferase: MNCNYDAATETARNYYNSEDADRFYAEIWGGEDIHVGLYQSPDEAIATASRRTVEAMADRLEKVNQTSTVLDIGSGYGGAARVVAKRFGCRVIGLNLAETENARHRELNVAAGMNEQIQVLDGRFESIPLEDQSVDVVWSQDAILHSGDRKTVLSEVNRVLRSGGQFVFTDPMQSDQCPDGVLQPILERIHLPDLGSPGFYRQEASNLGWNDLGFQDLSHQLVNHYARVLETTRQREAELEEKVSEAYIQRMKNGLQHWIDGGNAGHLAWGIFLFEKP; this comes from the coding sequence GTGAATTGCAATTACGATGCTGCAACTGAAACCGCGAGAAATTACTACAACAGCGAGGATGCCGACCGCTTCTACGCGGAAATCTGGGGCGGCGAGGACATCCACGTGGGCCTGTATCAGTCACCTGATGAAGCGATCGCGACCGCCAGTCGCCGGACCGTCGAGGCGATGGCCGACCGGTTGGAAAAGGTTAACCAAACCTCCACCGTTCTCGACATCGGAAGCGGCTATGGCGGTGCGGCCCGCGTCGTCGCAAAGCGATTTGGATGCCGTGTCATCGGTTTGAATTTAGCTGAAACGGAGAATGCTCGGCATCGCGAATTGAACGTTGCGGCTGGCATGAACGAGCAAATTCAAGTTCTCGACGGACGCTTTGAATCCATCCCGCTAGAAGACCAATCGGTGGATGTCGTCTGGTCTCAAGATGCGATCTTGCACAGCGGCGACCGGAAAACCGTGCTAAGTGAAGTCAACCGAGTGCTCCGCTCAGGCGGCCAGTTCGTGTTCACCGACCCAATGCAAAGCGACCAGTGCCCCGACGGCGTGTTGCAACCGATTCTGGAACGAATTCATCTCCCAGACCTGGGCTCACCCGGCTTCTACCGGCAGGAGGCCTCCAATTTGGGATGGAATGACCTTGGGTTCCAGGATTTGAGTCATCAATTGGTCAATCACTACGCTCGCGTCTTAGAAACCACTCGGCAACGTGAAGCGGAACTGGAAGAAAAGGTTTCCGAAGCATACATCCAGCGGATGAAGAACGGACTCCAGCACTGGATCGACGGTGGCAACGCGGGTCATTTGGCTTGGGGCATTTTCCTTTTTGAAAAACCGTGA
- a CDS encoding DUF58 domain-containing protein, whose product MASVPAAAPKQSWLSKVMTTDFCPWANRFVYWLKEPVGWFALATLVSVLIGMYFSPIGWSLAASLTAIIVAGMAWPWIAVNATRCALRPEVPTVHEGTSCRMVLAVKNRLPLPVMGLAIEGYLDCHASEDNTPTVGLMRVPPLCTAEYGVDVTPQLRGHYPVTQPKVACSFPFGIWTARRDLAESTPITVWPKVYPIQGQLPIVGKCFAAQAEGDRGGRTGDFLGARVFRRGDSAKQVNWVASERSQSLIVNERGEAQTPQIAVLVDTRCLAGRNALARQLRVAASLLHSFHHSQINAQVWLGRQELTYGLHAAGRRKMLDALADIPVDGNQDHCELNGIPRIEIRGTADGVIHLHFHQAATGRVQRERCHEIAIPAGADLEHAILTVWKEVLHVKVAA is encoded by the coding sequence ATGGCAAGCGTTCCCGCTGCCGCCCCGAAGCAAAGCTGGTTGTCGAAAGTCATGACAACCGACTTTTGCCCTTGGGCGAATCGTTTTGTTTATTGGTTGAAAGAGCCCGTTGGCTGGTTCGCGTTGGCGACCTTGGTCAGCGTGCTCATCGGGATGTACTTCAGCCCCATCGGATGGTCGCTCGCGGCTTCGCTGACCGCCATCATCGTGGCGGGGATGGCGTGGCCGTGGATCGCGGTGAACGCCACTCGTTGCGCACTGCGACCAGAAGTCCCCACGGTTCACGAGGGCACGTCGTGCCGAATGGTGTTGGCCGTTAAAAACCGATTGCCGCTGCCCGTCATGGGATTAGCGATCGAAGGTTACTTGGATTGCCACGCCAGCGAAGACAACACACCGACCGTCGGATTAATGCGTGTGCCACCGCTTTGCACCGCAGAGTACGGTGTCGATGTCACGCCACAACTTCGCGGTCACTACCCGGTCACGCAACCGAAGGTTGCCTGCTCGTTTCCCTTTGGAATCTGGACCGCTCGTCGCGATTTGGCGGAATCAACCCCCATCACCGTTTGGCCAAAGGTCTATCCCATCCAAGGCCAACTGCCCATCGTTGGGAAGTGTTTCGCTGCTCAGGCCGAGGGCGATCGAGGCGGCCGGACAGGCGATTTCCTGGGGGCCCGAGTTTTCCGCCGCGGCGATTCAGCGAAACAGGTGAACTGGGTCGCATCGGAACGCAGCCAATCACTGATCGTCAACGAACGTGGCGAAGCTCAAACGCCGCAGATCGCGGTGTTGGTCGACACTCGCTGCCTTGCCGGACGAAATGCCTTGGCACGACAACTTCGCGTGGCCGCCAGTCTGCTGCACTCGTTCCATCACTCCCAAATCAATGCCCAAGTATGGCTGGGTCGGCAAGAACTGACCTATGGACTGCACGCCGCCGGTCGTCGCAAGATGCTGGATGCTTTGGCCGACATTCCGGTCGATGGCAACCAAGACCACTGCGAACTCAACGGCATCCCCCGCATCGAAATTCGCGGCACGGCCGATGGCGTCATCCATCTCCATTTCCATCAAGCCGCCACGGGCCGCGTCCAGCGAGAACGTTGTCACGAAATCGCAATCCCCGCGGGTGCTGACCTGGAACATGCGATATTGACGGTTTGGAAGGAGGTGCTGCATGTCAAAGTCGCCGCCTGA
- a CDS encoding transglutaminase-like domain-containing protein → MSKSPPEQNLWFDRKTSEAVTLAVISLFAVGCLRRPVEPPALFFTELFLIAGVFVACYVVTRSPKFSYRIEWLALIPLTPVVMAFLARALGSPIAYEMSMLTTLGTASLALAIGTQHRPKAKQEKSSEDTILELETPDNTSRLRPMSLVASGFLTLFTVSISDNQSAVLIAIVWMSVCVWHLVANHWERFEQCAVTRVQRNTGLRPMTVILAVVLCLVSGLVARDRLGDTTKLAFGIMPTSGGSKWSDPAARSGIGTGDKAIAAKDHAESFGAVESELFLESTESTLFDMFSDTIGEPKRVKKFERRQGLTPEKFLEAHEKTAKSEKGGGSFTTDRMPPKKHLHLEDTPENAVLQWTGPTGIRLAMNRYDTFDGVEWTNELSHQNDNLLHREIEEESWFCDPNLLSLVPNWLQRQPAVHQVKILKLNSPKIPTSMLTIGVSIKDVNRPDFFGIAEDDTYVMPGRDKVPPLTVINTTSMKLAEDDLLEHLQDIEATTKPLSNAQTQTQLAELTRQWTAGVEGPYAKLNSVVDHLRDEFEFDREATAQTGQPLHEFLQTRSGGDHLFATTAALMARELGLHSRLATGFYVRPSAFDISAGHTNVLPTDVHVWTEIQMNDGRWFPIEPTPGYRQPAYQPSLWLRSKRFLAAYWPHLSLISLLACFAYLTRVRWIDLTLRVLYPIGSLLLPRHRVGLAMRVVQMRAKLAGCPRTTGMPQRDWLLGLTAQQDQASHAAKRFCDYADRMTFAPPSSLNAPANIPNEFVMNLNLRTLRRIATESHA, encoded by the coding sequence ATGTCAAAGTCGCCGCCTGAGCAAAACCTTTGGTTCGATCGCAAAACGTCCGAGGCCGTGACCCTCGCGGTCATCTCCCTGTTCGCCGTGGGATGTTTGCGTCGTCCCGTTGAGCCACCTGCACTGTTCTTCACGGAACTGTTCTTGATCGCGGGCGTCTTTGTGGCCTGCTACGTGGTCACGCGATCGCCAAAGTTCAGCTACCGCATCGAATGGCTCGCGTTGATCCCGCTCACACCGGTGGTCATGGCTTTCCTGGCCAGAGCCCTCGGCTCACCGATCGCCTACGAGATGTCCATGTTGACGACGTTGGGTACCGCATCGTTGGCCTTGGCCATCGGAACCCAACATCGCCCCAAAGCGAAGCAAGAGAAAAGCTCGGAAGATACCATTCTCGAACTGGAAACACCTGACAACACCTCGCGGCTGCGTCCGATGTCCCTGGTGGCGTCCGGGTTTCTCACGTTGTTCACAGTTTCGATTTCTGACAATCAATCAGCGGTTCTCATCGCGATCGTTTGGATGAGCGTTTGCGTGTGGCACCTGGTTGCAAATCACTGGGAACGTTTCGAACAATGCGCCGTCACGCGAGTCCAACGCAACACCGGGCTGCGTCCCATGACGGTGATCCTCGCCGTGGTGCTGTGCCTCGTCAGTGGATTGGTTGCTCGCGATCGTCTGGGAGACACCACCAAACTCGCCTTTGGCATCATGCCAACCAGCGGAGGTTCCAAATGGTCGGACCCCGCAGCGCGAAGCGGGATCGGGACGGGCGACAAAGCCATCGCCGCGAAAGATCATGCGGAATCGTTTGGTGCTGTCGAATCGGAGCTGTTCCTCGAGTCCACCGAATCGACGCTGTTCGACATGTTCAGCGACACGATTGGCGAACCCAAACGCGTCAAAAAGTTTGAACGACGCCAAGGTCTGACGCCCGAGAAGTTCTTGGAAGCTCACGAGAAAACGGCCAAGAGCGAAAAGGGTGGCGGTTCCTTCACCACCGACCGCATGCCGCCCAAGAAACACCTTCACCTCGAAGACACCCCAGAAAATGCTGTTCTGCAATGGACCGGACCGACGGGAATTCGGTTGGCGATGAATCGCTACGACACGTTTGACGGCGTTGAGTGGACCAATGAACTCAGCCATCAAAACGACAATCTGCTTCACCGCGAAATCGAAGAAGAAAGCTGGTTCTGCGATCCCAACCTCCTTTCGCTGGTACCGAATTGGCTGCAGCGGCAACCTGCGGTTCACCAAGTCAAAATTCTCAAACTCAATTCACCAAAGATTCCGACGTCGATGCTGACGATTGGCGTGAGCATCAAAGACGTCAACCGCCCCGATTTCTTCGGCATTGCCGAGGATGATACCTACGTCATGCCGGGACGTGACAAGGTGCCGCCACTGACGGTCATCAACACAACTTCGATGAAGCTTGCCGAAGACGATTTGTTGGAACATCTCCAAGACATTGAGGCGACGACGAAACCACTGTCCAACGCGCAAACCCAAACACAACTAGCGGAACTCACCCGCCAATGGACGGCTGGAGTGGAAGGCCCCTACGCCAAGCTCAACAGCGTGGTCGATCATCTTCGAGACGAATTTGAGTTCGATCGCGAAGCGACCGCACAAACAGGCCAACCGCTTCACGAATTTCTGCAAACCCGATCCGGAGGCGACCACTTGTTCGCCACCACCGCGGCCTTGATGGCTCGCGAGCTCGGACTGCATTCACGATTGGCCACCGGTTTCTATGTTCGACCCTCCGCGTTTGATATCTCCGCCGGACACACCAATGTCTTGCCGACCGACGTCCATGTTTGGACGGAGATCCAAATGAACGACGGACGCTGGTTCCCCATCGAGCCCACTCCGGGATATCGCCAACCGGCTTACCAACCTTCGTTGTGGCTTCGTTCCAAACGTTTCCTTGCCGCCTACTGGCCGCACTTGAGCCTCATTTCTCTGCTTGCCTGCTTCGCCTACCTGACACGGGTGAGATGGATCGACTTGACCCTTCGCGTGCTTTATCCCATCGGATCGCTGCTACTACCGCGACATCGCGTGGGACTGGCCATGCGTGTTGTGCAAATGCGAGCCAAACTTGCTGGCTGCCCTCGAACAACCGGGATGCCCCAACGCGACTGGTTGCTCGGACTGACAGCTCAACAAGATCAAGCGTCTCACGCCGCCAAACGATTTTGTGACTACGCCGACCGCATGACGTTCGCTCCTCCCTCTTCATTAAATGCTCCCGCCAATATCCCGAACGAATTTGTCATGAACCTGAATCTCCGGACTCTTCGCCGCATCGCCACGGAGTCCCACGCATGA
- a CDS encoding AAA family ATPase produces MSALMNDTELDATVEKLSQLRDHLNGILLGKNEAVELVIACLLSQGHLLLNDLPGTGKTTLAKAIASCIGGKLARMQCTPDLLPSDVTGFNLFNQKTREFEFHPGPVFSDVLLADELNRTTPRTQSALLEAMAERQVTIDAIPHDLSETFFVIATQNPIDSHGAYPLPEAQLDRFTIQLKIGYPDRSSQLDILEAATRPPGERAQVSCVLSREELSGLQAKVQSITVHPRVREYLVDLVEATRNEPTIELGVSPRGMLLWQRIAQAWALLQGRDFVTPSDITHVARPVLSVRLLATTEDVQQVIDRILESVPAPEYK; encoded by the coding sequence ATGAGCGCTTTGATGAACGATACGGAGTTGGACGCAACCGTCGAAAAGCTGAGCCAACTTCGCGACCATCTCAATGGGATCCTGCTGGGAAAAAATGAGGCCGTTGAACTGGTGATTGCTTGTCTGCTCTCGCAAGGCCACCTGTTGCTGAACGACCTTCCAGGAACGGGCAAAACGACTTTGGCCAAAGCCATCGCGTCGTGCATCGGAGGCAAGTTGGCTCGGATGCAATGCACGCCCGACTTGTTGCCATCGGACGTGACGGGCTTCAACCTGTTCAATCAAAAGACTCGCGAATTTGAGTTTCATCCTGGCCCGGTTTTCTCCGATGTATTGCTCGCTGATGAATTGAACCGAACCACGCCGCGAACGCAGAGCGCTTTGTTGGAAGCGATGGCGGAACGACAAGTCACCATCGACGCGATCCCGCATGATTTGTCCGAAACTTTCTTTGTCATCGCCACCCAAAACCCGATCGATTCGCACGGCGCGTATCCTTTGCCGGAAGCTCAACTGGACCGGTTCACGATTCAGTTGAAGATCGGCTACCCCGACCGATCGTCGCAACTGGACATTTTGGAAGCCGCCACGCGACCGCCCGGTGAGCGAGCCCAAGTGTCGTGCGTGCTTTCACGAGAAGAACTGAGCGGATTGCAAGCGAAGGTTCAAAGCATCACCGTCCACCCTCGTGTCCGGGAATACTTGGTGGATTTGGTCGAAGCCACTCGCAACGAACCCACCATCGAACTGGGCGTCAGCCCACGAGGCATGTTGCTTTGGCAACGCATCGCTCAAGCATGGGCGTTGCTGCAAGGCCGCGATTTCGTCACGCCGAGCGACATCACCCATGTTGCTCGGCCGGTGCTTTCCGTTCGCCTGCTGGCGACCACGGAAGACGTGCAGCAAGTGATCGATCGAATTCTCGAGTCGGTCCCCGCACCGGAGTACAAGTGA
- a CDS encoding BCCT family transporter — translation MIDTDPNQESASETPAVVDETDQSGWQRHFRVHPVVFPTAAIGILLLVLITIILPTEKAADALALLRDRISDQFGWLYVLSMNGFLALSIYLAFGRYGDIRLGRPDDRPEFGRLTWFAMLFSAGMGIGLVFWSVAEPIDHFLDAPPGSESANWPSRMAMATTIFHWGLHPWALYAMVALALAYAGFRKGRPLSLRSLLHPLLGRRCDGFLGNLIDILAIVATLTGVATSLGIGAQQVNAGFAYLFGVPVDLTVQVIVIAVITAIATVSVVLGLDVGIRRLSELNIFLATCLMLLVIFGAGWTGYLRGLVDNVGAYLQILPTSSFRTGAYSSEGRQWLTGWTVFFWAWWISWSPFVGMFIARVSRGRTIREFIIGVLLVPSLIGMAWLTAFGNTTLKQHTQIETLRSQGVDADKTLPLYQVAITDNDGELTKDDEGNWAHQGERLTAVEYRSETIVTADGSEQIATLPTVMFVMLDGLFQTQWLVTFAISIATICIILFFVTSSDSASMVIDIIASGGNPNPPLGTRLFWAITEGVVAATLLVVGGLQALQAASIATALPMVLILILACIALLKDLRAEIEPSQSGQPVESR, via the coding sequence GTGATTGATACCGACCCTAATCAAGAATCTGCGAGCGAAACGCCAGCAGTCGTCGATGAAACTGACCAAAGTGGTTGGCAACGACACTTCCGCGTGCATCCGGTGGTCTTCCCAACCGCCGCGATCGGGATCTTGCTTCTTGTCCTGATCACGATCATCCTTCCGACCGAAAAAGCCGCGGATGCACTGGCGTTACTTCGAGACCGGATCAGCGACCAATTCGGTTGGTTGTACGTGCTCTCGATGAATGGATTTTTGGCGTTGTCGATTTATTTGGCGTTTGGACGCTACGGTGATATCCGTTTGGGTCGGCCTGACGATCGGCCGGAGTTTGGACGTCTTACCTGGTTCGCCATGCTTTTCAGCGCAGGGATGGGAATCGGCTTGGTTTTTTGGAGTGTGGCCGAACCCATCGACCATTTTCTTGATGCGCCGCCTGGCAGTGAGTCAGCGAACTGGCCCTCGCGGATGGCAATGGCAACGACAATCTTTCACTGGGGACTGCATCCCTGGGCACTCTATGCGATGGTCGCTCTTGCTCTGGCATACGCGGGATTTCGGAAGGGGCGTCCACTCAGTTTGCGTTCCCTGCTGCATCCATTGCTGGGGCGTCGTTGCGACGGCTTTCTCGGAAACTTAATCGACATTCTGGCAATCGTCGCGACATTGACCGGCGTCGCAACCTCACTTGGCATTGGTGCTCAACAAGTCAACGCGGGCTTTGCCTATTTGTTTGGTGTGCCGGTGGACCTGACGGTTCAGGTGATTGTCATTGCGGTCATCACCGCGATTGCAACCGTGTCGGTCGTGCTCGGTTTGGATGTGGGCATCCGAAGGCTCTCGGAACTGAACATCTTCCTCGCCACTTGTTTGATGCTACTGGTAATCTTCGGCGCCGGATGGACCGGCTATCTGCGTGGTCTCGTCGACAATGTGGGCGCTTATCTACAAATCTTGCCAACGAGCTCTTTCCGCACCGGTGCCTACAGTAGCGAAGGCCGTCAATGGTTGACCGGATGGACCGTTTTCTTTTGGGCGTGGTGGATTTCCTGGTCTCCTTTCGTCGGAATGTTCATCGCTCGCGTCTCCCGAGGCAGAACCATTCGGGAATTTATCATTGGTGTCTTGTTGGTTCCGTCATTAATCGGCATGGCCTGGTTGACCGCGTTTGGAAACACCACGCTCAAGCAGCACACCCAAATTGAAACACTTCGGTCGCAAGGGGTCGATGCGGACAAAACGCTGCCGCTGTATCAAGTCGCCATCACCGACAATGACGGCGAGCTGACGAAAGACGACGAAGGCAACTGGGCCCATCAAGGCGAACGACTCACTGCCGTCGAATATCGCAGCGAAACCATCGTGACGGCAGATGGAAGTGAACAGATCGCAACATTGCCCACCGTGATGTTTGTGATGCTGGACGGCTTATTCCAAACCCAATGGCTGGTCACATTTGCGATTTCGATCGCGACGATCTGCATCATCCTGTTTTTTGTCACCTCGTCCGATTCAGCATCCATGGTGATCGACATCATTGCGTCGGGTGGCAATCCAAATCCTCCCCTGGGCACGCGATTGTTTTGGGCCATCACGGAAGGAGTCGTCGCAGCGACGTTGCTGGTGGTGGGCGGTCTACAAGCCTTGCAAGCTGCCTCCATCGCCACCGCACTGCCGATGGTCCTGATCTTGATCCTTGCCTGCATTGCCTTGCTGAAGGACTTGCGAGCAGAAATAGAACCAAGTCAATCAGGCCAACCAGTTGAAAGCCGTTGA
- a CDS encoding carboxypeptidase-like regulatory domain-containing protein, translating into MRPRIARRVALTLATLLLTMTGCSNDSETANGIVQFTDGEPVQSGSVEFRSLDDGSRYASKITSRGTFRLSDEDGRVHLPPGDYEVVVVQVVLTEDLAAEAHEHGRTVPRGYADYYTSGLTVTREANDETPLEVVLEPDGP; encoded by the coding sequence ATGCGGCCGAGAATCGCACGAAGAGTCGCCCTCACACTCGCAACGTTGCTGTTGACAATGACCGGTTGCAGCAACGATTCGGAAACCGCCAACGGCATCGTGCAATTTACCGACGGAGAGCCCGTTCAATCAGGCAGCGTTGAATTCCGATCTCTGGACGACGGATCTCGATACGCCAGCAAAATCACCTCCCGCGGCACGTTCCGTTTAAGCGATGAGGATGGCAGGGTTCACTTGCCACCGGGCGACTACGAAGTCGTTGTGGTCCAGGTGGTCCTGACCGAAGACCTGGCGGCGGAGGCTCACGAACACGGACGCACCGTCCCACGCGGATACGCGGACTACTACACCAGTGGATTGACCGTGACACGTGAGGCCAATGACGAAACGCCCCTGGAAGTCGTTTTGGAACCGGACGGGCCCTGA
- a CDS encoding DUF1559 domain-containing protein yields the protein MPIQARNSRGFTLVELLVVIAIIGVLIAMLLPAVQSAREAARSTDCKNRMRQLALAAQMHHDALRYFPPARYESRPDAAPSEQCGLETPTWLARVMPYIEQAALGEKWDLSKPWHEHPESVRNTVPDLFLCPSRRSGTQPVGVRSLRTTVDGGGGRLPCGCPMPPRPTDVALDVSGALSDYAGNHGDLTPGSTGAPTDFYYGGNGTGVIISVRPQCNRDGEAVAPADRIRMASVFDGTSSTFLFGEKYVPTEKLGQFPEDTPAYDGDHLPASSRLAGPGLRLAHGPTDILADMFSFGSWHPAGVHFALVDGSVRMFDAHTDTKVLGSLANRGDARVVELEN from the coding sequence ATGCCGATTCAAGCCCGAAATTCCCGAGGCTTTACACTGGTCGAATTGCTGGTGGTGATTGCCATCATCGGTGTGCTGATCGCCATGCTGCTTCCCGCGGTCCAATCCGCCCGTGAAGCCGCTCGATCGACCGATTGCAAGAACCGCATGCGTCAATTGGCGTTGGCGGCGCAGATGCATCACGATGCACTTCGCTATTTTCCTCCGGCTCGTTATGAGTCGCGACCGGACGCGGCACCGTCTGAGCAATGCGGATTGGAAACGCCCACTTGGCTCGCCCGAGTCATGCCCTACATCGAACAAGCGGCGTTGGGTGAGAAATGGGACCTTTCCAAACCATGGCACGAACATCCCGAATCCGTTCGCAACACGGTTCCGGATTTGTTCCTTTGTCCGTCACGACGCAGCGGAACCCAACCCGTTGGCGTGCGCAGTCTGCGGACCACGGTGGATGGCGGAGGCGGACGATTGCCATGCGGATGCCCCATGCCTCCTCGTCCAACGGATGTGGCCTTGGATGTTTCCGGTGCGCTCTCGGACTACGCTGGTAACCACGGTGACTTGACTCCCGGATCCACCGGTGCCCCCACCGACTTTTACTACGGCGGCAACGGGACCGGTGTGATCATCAGTGTTCGTCCACAGTGCAATCGAGATGGTGAAGCCGTCGCCCCCGCCGACCGAATCCGCATGGCATCGGTGTTCGATGGCACCTCCAGCACTTTCCTATTCGGCGAGAAATATGTGCCCACTGAAAAGCTGGGCCAGTTTCCTGAAGACACTCCGGCCTACGACGGTGACCACCTTCCCGCCTCCAGCCGATTGGCCGGACCGGGATTGCGATTGGCTCACGGCCCGACGGACATCCTGGCGGATATGTTCTCATTCGGCAGTTGGCATCCCGCCGGTGTGCATTTCGCTTTAGTGGATGGAAGCGTTCGCATGTTCGATGCGCACACCGACACGAAAGTGCTGGGATCACTGGCCAATCGTGGCGACGCTCGCGTGGTGGAGCTGGAGAACTGA
- a CDS encoding permease — protein sequence MNQSALSMIVGGIIRVVQGFAQASPTLLVGLLIAAILRYYLRPDGTRRLFGGDNWRSLPQSWLVGMLLPVCSIGVLPILLEMRRAKVKPGAMSAFALSAPLFNPLSLLYGLTLSRPLVIILFAIGSLIVVTSLGLIWDAFTKREEKETDAANSETDDEASADQLIGLRRLFATVVHFSREATGQTLVLTILALSGLAVLAAILPYGSMQHSVERDDLWAPLKMLLVAVPVYATPMLAMSQMGMMFQHANSPGASFTLLILGTGMNFATPYWFGRNYGWKAAARWMLALLAIVIAISYAINRPLIPPGVEPAGHTHAFDVYTNPLSAFQAVNWATFQELVSKSIDISTTASLIVLGVVILMGLIFRQFGIDEAWLIKGASQKSFSSSIEQGNASRSSLDLIVPSGVIGATMLAGLVAMSIVACFAYYPPAEECLDEISVARAECLSAANSGQVDHAMFWLPVWEDWSRRLEVGTMLRTGTLRPYQRMQGYLIRKKLETLEHELEHDPFEQDETQKVVRDLLATNSRWVRSFRE from the coding sequence ATGAACCAATCCGCTCTCTCCATGATCGTCGGCGGGATCATTCGTGTGGTGCAAGGCTTCGCGCAGGCCTCGCCGACGTTGCTGGTCGGTTTGCTGATCGCCGCCATCTTGCGTTACTACCTGCGTCCGGATGGAACCCGGCGATTGTTTGGCGGTGACAACTGGCGCTCGCTGCCGCAATCTTGGTTGGTCGGCATGTTGCTGCCGGTTTGCTCGATCGGTGTGTTGCCAATCCTGCTGGAGATGCGACGAGCCAAAGTCAAACCAGGTGCCATGTCAGCGTTCGCGCTTTCGGCACCTCTCTTCAACCCTTTGTCGCTGCTGTATGGCCTCACACTCAGTCGGCCGTTGGTGATCATCCTGTTCGCGATTGGTTCACTGATCGTGGTGACATCGCTGGGTTTGATTTGGGACGCGTTCACCAAACGGGAAGAAAAAGAGACCGATGCAGCCAACTCTGAAACGGACGACGAAGCTTCCGCGGACCAACTGATCGGACTGCGACGTTTGTTCGCCACCGTCGTCCACTTTTCGCGCGAGGCCACCGGGCAAACGTTGGTGTTGACGATCCTGGCTCTTTCGGGATTGGCAGTTCTTGCCGCAATCCTGCCCTATGGCTCGATGCAACACTCGGTCGAACGAGACGATCTGTGGGCTCCTTTGAAAATGTTGCTGGTCGCCGTGCCGGTGTATGCGACGCCGATGCTGGCGATGAGTCAAATGGGAATGATGTTCCAACACGCGAATTCGCCGGGGGCATCGTTCACGCTGTTGATTTTGGGGACCGGCATGAATTTCGCGACCCCATATTGGTTTGGTCGCAACTACGGATGGAAGGCGGCCGCACGCTGGATGCTGGCCTTGCTCGCAATCGTGATTGCGATTTCCTATGCCATCAATCGACCGCTGATTCCGCCGGGCGTCGAACCGGCCGGACACACCCATGCCTTCGACGTTTACACGAATCCGCTGTCGGCTTTCCAAGCCGTCAACTGGGCGACGTTCCAAGAGTTGGTATCCAAGAGCATTGACATCAGCACGACGGCCTCGTTGATCGTTTTGGGTGTCGTGATCTTAATGGGGCTTATTTTTCGTCAGTTCGGAATCGACGAAGCCTGGCTCATCAAGGGTGCCAGCCAGAAATCATTCTCCTCTTCCATCGAACAGGGCAACGCATCAAGAAGCTCGTTGGACTTGATCGTGCCGTCGGGTGTGATTGGTGCGACCATGTTGGCCGGTTTGGTGGCCATGAGCATTGTTGCCTGCTTCGCCTATTACCCTCCCGCCGAAGAATGCTTGGACGAGATCAGCGTGGCGCGAGCCGAATGCCTTTCCGCCGCCAACAGCGGACAAGTCGACCACGCCATGTTCTGGTTGCCGGTTTGGGAAGACTGGAGCCGTCGTTTGGAAGTTGGCACGATGCTTCGAACCGGAACGCTGCGTCCGTACCAACGCATGCAGGGTTATCTGATTCGCAAAAAGCTTGAGACGCTGGAACACGAATTGGAACACGACCCATTTGAACAGGATGAAACGCAAAAGGTCGTTCGAGACCTGCTGGCAACCAATTCCCGATGGGTCCGATCATTCCGTGAGTGA